One stretch of Terriglobales bacterium DNA includes these proteins:
- a CDS encoding aldehyde dehydrogenase family protein, which yields DRAHRVAQQMRAGITWVNSWFLRDLRTPFGGVGLSGIGREGGVHSLNFYSELNNVCIKI from the coding sequence GACCGGGCGCACCGGGTGGCGCAGCAGATGCGCGCGGGCATCACGTGGGTGAACTCGTGGTTCCTGCGCGACCTGCGAACGCCGTTCGGGGGCGTGGGGTTGAGCGGGATCGGGCGGGAGGGCGGGGTGCACTCGCTGAACTTCTACTCGGAGTTGAATAATGTGTGTATCAAGATCTAG